In Zea mays cultivar B73 chromosome 7, Zm-B73-REFERENCE-NAM-5.0, whole genome shotgun sequence, the following proteins share a genomic window:
- the LOC103633816 gene encoding uncharacterized protein, with translation MEQKPARGRIREAYQNPPAIETLGEIPKPHPNTSGFGLTPTHRPAPIVQPCEHPIVPPPPAPLLRTSSRRLLPPLLRTSRSRPPQTACVLSLPSSPSLSPCDDWVGYRRPTQGAENFADICAGEERPPDQALGRRAGRWMTMAGGGGLNRSSSRGQLLPQELLDDLCSRFLLNVPKEELESFERILFLLEQAHWFYEDNSVEHNPNLKSLSFKDFTSLMFKSCTALRPYIAHLDDIYKDFNNYKFRVPVSGAIILDDTYERCLLVKGWKAGASWSFPRGKRNKDEEDHTCAVREVNFCLYHQ, from the exons ATGGAGCAAAAACCCGCCCGCGGTCGCATCCGTGAAGCTTATCAAAACCCACCTGCGATCGAAACTTTGGGTGAAATTCCAAAGCCACACCCAAACACGTCGGGTTTCGG TCTCACCCCCACGCATCGCCCCGCCCCCATCGTCCAACCGTGCGAGCACCCCATCGTCCCGCCGCCTCCTGCCCCCCTTCTCCGCACATCGTCCCGCCGCCTCCTGCCCCCCCTCCTCCGCACGAGCCGCAGCCGGCCCCCGCAGACCGCGTGCGTGCTCTCTCtcccctcctccccctccctctcTCCGTGCGACGACTGGGTGGGCTACCGCCGCCCTACGCAAGGTGCCGAGAACTTCGCCGATATCTGCGCCGGAGAAGAGCGCCCACCAGATCAG GCGCTTGGAAGGCGCGCTGGCCGGTGGATGACGATGGCGGGTGGCGGGGGACTGAACCGGTCTTCATCGAGGGGGCAGCTGCTGCCGCAAGAGCTGCTTGACGATCTCTGCAG CCGGTTCCTTCTGAATGTGCCCAAGGAGGAGCTGGAGTCGTTCGAGCGGATCCTGTTCCTGCTAGAGCAGGCGCACTGGTTCTATGAGGACAACTCCGTTGAGCACAACCCCAACCTCAAGTCTCTCTCCTTCAAGGACTTCACTTCCCTCA TGTTCAAGAGCTGCACTGCTCTCCGGCCCTACATCGCGCACCTGGATGATATCTACAAGGACTTCAACAACTACAAGTTTCGTGTGCCTGTGTCCGGTGCCATCATCCTAGACGACACttatgagagg TGCTTGCTTGTTAAAGGATGGAAGGCTGGGGCCAGCTGGAGCTTTCCTCGTGGAAAGAGGAATAAAGATGAGGAAGACCACACATGTGCTGTTAGAGAAGTAAACTTCTGCCTGTATCAT CAATGA